In a genomic window of Scomber japonicus isolate fScoJap1 chromosome 17, fScoJap1.pri, whole genome shotgun sequence:
- the e2f6 gene encoding transcription factor E2F6 produces the protein MVKCVVSGCPSRLQTAANRGILNRPAKRFFNFPKDPARVKVWLAALRETDKQDSTDQHLICEDHFLPEDVTQHGVNSDAIPIMPPYLDGPMGMGGSWGGESSEGEDQWATGGCDDEEEDEGGDDAPVYMEPPAPEPEPEPEPPAPEPPKQQPVRLLQNPSGSRTTTRSASMHPVQAKRFSRQDVSLGLLARRFLELLLASPDGMVDLRQAVSSLQTRKRRIYDITNVLTGISLIEKQSACMFKWIGKSPISCFLWNNPERLQKEMENLKLVEDTLDGLIKSCAQQLFDMTDNTANSPSAYVTYEDVRRLSAFQDQTLFVVKAPEETKLEVPPPTEDYIQVRLKGGKGPIKVLTCDMGSGSMGAAERRGCFLTLEESRIKTSLLHTESSNPQSTMQSS, from the exons ATGGTGAAGTGTGTCGTCTCCGGGTGTCCCAGCAGGTTACAGACCGCTGCTAACCGAGGGATCCTCAACAGACCAGCCAAGAGGTTCTTCAACTTCCCCAAAGATCCTGCCAGAGTCAAG GTATGGCTCGCAGCTCTGAGGGAAACAGACAAGCAAGACTCGACCGACCAGCACCTCATCTGTGAGGACCACTTCCTGCCGGAGGACGTCACTCAACACGGGGTCAACAGCGACGCCATCCCCATCATGCCCCCCTACCTGGACGGTCCCATGGGCATGGGCGGCTCCTGGGGAGGCGAGTCGTCTGAGGGAGAAGATCAGTGGGCCACCGGTGGCTGCgacgatgaggaggaggatgaaggtggAGATGATGCGCCTGTTTATATGGAGCCTCCTGCAcctgaaccagaaccagaaccagaacctcCAGCACCAGAACCACCGAAGCAG CAGCCAGTTCGACTTCTGCAGAATCCTTCAGGGTCAAGGACGACGACTAGAAG tGCCAGTATGCATCCGGTCCAGGCTAAGAGATTTTCCAGACAGG ACGTGTCTCTGGGGTTGCTGGCTCGGCGTTTCCTGGAGCTGTTACTGGCGTCTCCAGACGGCATGGTGGACCTCAGGCAGGCGGTCTCCAGCCTGCAGACCCGCAAGCGGCGAATCTATGACATCACCAACGTCCTCACGGGCATCAGTCTCATCGAGAAACAGTCGGCCTGCATGTTCAAGTGGAT AGGAAAAAGTCCCATCTCCTGCTTCCTGTGGAATAACCCAGAGAGGTTacagaaagagatggagaacCTGAAGCTGGTGGAGGACACACTGGACGGCCTCATCAAAAGCTGTGCTCAGCAACTGTTTGACATGACTGACAACACAGCAAACTCACC GTCGGCCTACGTGACCTACGAGGACGTCAGGCGGCTCAGTGCCTTCCAGGATCAGACGCTGTTCGTCGTCAAAGCACCGGAGGAGACTAAATTGGAGGTTCCACCACCGACAGAG GACTATATCCAGGTGCGTCTGAAGGGTGGGAAGGGTCCCATCAAGGTGCTGACGTGTGATATGGGGTCAGGAAGCATGGGGGCTGCAGAGAGGAGGGGCTGCTTCTTAACGCTGGAGGAAAGCCGGATAAAGACGTCGCTGCTGCACACAG AGTCCTCGAATCCACAGAGCACTATGCAGAGTTCATAA